In one window of Microbacterium dextranolyticum DNA:
- a CDS encoding anaerobic ribonucleoside-triphosphate reductase activating protein has protein sequence MARIAAAHELNIAGVTPFSTVDWPDMLAATVFLQGCPWNCFYCHNPALIDPRAQGGVTWSDVTDLLCDRIGLLDAVVFSGGEPTLQRALIPAMEFARTLGFQVGLHTGGAYPGLLAQALPHVDWVGLDIKALPEAYDVVTGRPRSAENAWRSLELVLGNRLLRAGTDHPLDFEVRTTVHPAAIDDAGLRELGCRLADAGVDCWAVQRFRETGARSPLPRVDAVTADAAASHLTLDDLPVERFASLVVR, from the coding sequence ATGGCGCGCATCGCTGCAGCCCACGAGCTGAACATCGCGGGGGTCACCCCGTTCTCGACGGTCGACTGGCCCGACATGCTCGCAGCGACGGTGTTCCTGCAGGGATGCCCGTGGAACTGCTTCTACTGCCACAACCCCGCCCTCATCGATCCCCGTGCGCAGGGCGGGGTGACGTGGAGCGACGTCACCGACCTCTTGTGCGACCGGATCGGGCTCCTCGACGCCGTCGTCTTCTCGGGCGGTGAGCCGACCCTGCAACGGGCGCTGATCCCGGCGATGGAGTTCGCCCGCACGCTCGGGTTCCAGGTGGGGCTGCACACGGGAGGCGCGTACCCGGGTCTGCTCGCCCAGGCGCTGCCGCACGTCGACTGGGTCGGCCTCGACATCAAGGCCCTGCCCGAGGCCTACGACGTCGTGACCGGCCGGCCACGCAGCGCCGAGAACGCCTGGCGATCGCTCGAACTCGTGCTCGGCAACCGTCTGCTGCGGGCGGGCACCGACCACCCCCTCGATTTCGAGGTGCGCACCACGGTGCATCCGGCCGCGATCGACGACGCCGGACTGCGCGAACTCGGGTGCCGTCTCGCCGACGCCGGTGTCGACTGCTGGGCCGTGCAGCGGTTCCGCGAGACGGGGGCGCGGTCACCGCTCCCCCGGGTCGACGCGGTCACGGCGGATGCCGCGGCATCCCACCTCACACTCGACGACCTGCCCGTCGAGCGCTTCGCCTCTCTCGTCGTCCGCTGA